The Silene latifolia isolate original U9 population chromosome Y, ASM4854445v1, whole genome shotgun sequence sequence gggtaaacataaacacacgtactaaacctcaaaacacgaaaacacgatgcccagaacccactcgatcgagttcccaaacacactcgatcgagtaacgggctactcgatcgagtgccccacgtactcgatcgagtacccaaactcaaGAACCAAACGGACCTTTCGATCtctttcctactcgatcgagtatctaggctactcgatcgagtgattttctactcgatcgagtacccctagttactcgatcgagtgccccaaaactcgattctggactcaaaatcgccaaaaacccacccgatcgagtcagccctactcgatcgagtaaccctaattcgtaagagctacccgcatattacgtcatatgctaacatgctaactttataaatcacatattatatcataacaatcatgctattaattgccacgttgtaaaacattcaacatgctatcatttcatcaacagtttctatacataacatcacttttctttcacctcCTCAACTTtcaattcgaacatccaacaatcaacacattccatcacatttgtaaacaagttaaccaaacacacatacgactcgacaaacacttctcccatgtgaccggttcaaagttgtagggcgacccctgcgactttaggacgtctcccaagcctttgcactagctcctacaacttttaccccgggttcattttaattgactccctatgttcattaagttcattggttacaggtttcaggatcgtcgctctgataccatttgtaacacccccatactccaagtggcttaccaggaccactcaggaatgaagacatcaccatctcggtcgcccgaggtatgataatcaaatagacaaaacagaaacaacgtttattataaatagtttaatgaataaatacaatcctcaaaaccaaaccaaagtacgatacaatattctcaaacgactgttctaactgaaatgtaaataaactaaggctacagcggaagactcctatcatcatgtcgtggcatcccagctatcccagtactcatctcaatacctgctcaatatctgctcaccatccccgaatggatcaccgcaggtttacaaaacaacaccgggggtcagtactaatcacacaatcaatatagataacaataataagataaacagacagctgaactgctgtcacacacacacacaacaccaccaactcccatcatctcaaaactgactgtccattggaccagccctgccagtgggggaccgcagccgttcccacctaagccccgctcatcgtacgagcgacaaccctgtcccattaatgtgcacatccccttccgtggtgggttccacgaagggcgaaactagggcgtgaagtcactcccgcaagtgaccccactcagccgagaacgcagctcgagaaccatcaacaacaatcacaaccacaaacacaatacaatcatcatatcaaataactaactacagcacatcaccaatatcccattataggactaatactgagtaggaaatcctacctggaaagcacaacaagcagacggtatctacagctgtatcaaaacgcctcttctacgaatcctcctcctatcatataacacatataggctatacatcacatactacgcacaaaaacccccaatccctaaattagggtttaaccaaacatagcaaaacattataaaaattatattaaaagcttaccctcgacgcagggaactcaacgatacgaacaacgacaagaactgaccgtctgaactccaggaattgctaagaatgcgattaggaagatgaactggctgctttctctcttaaacagggttttaggttttgtaaaagtgatttaaaacaatgacgattatgtttaaataccttaatcgcataattaacaaaacccgagaaaaactcccgtaaaaaaggacactcgatcgagtacccaaggtactcgatcgagtaccccttactcgatcgagtaccccagctactcgatcgagtacccaacaggtcagaaactattttatttcgcaacttgcccttactcgacagagtaagggctactcgatagagtaccccaagacttataaatacggagtattacagggttccacagaaggcgaatcaagggcatgaaaccactcccgcaagtgactccactcagccagggacgcactccgaagaacacagacagataaacagcaaccacaatacaacatcaacaaccgtctgaatcaatcaacagtatgaaatcacaaccgcctagaaagaagtttcgtcctcaaaACATGATcagagaactacctcactcgaaagGATGTGGATGCTTCTCTCTTATTGACACTTTGGTTTCCCAAGTCTCTCGTTTAAACTTCTGACTTCTccacaaaacacaaaccaaaggtacaaccttattccttaacctcgTCTCCTGACATTCCAAAATACGAACAGTTTGTTACTAATAAGTCAGGTTAGGCTCGATATTAATAACATCGGCTTGTAAGACCTGACAAGGATCATTGTGATAACGGCACAACTGTGACACATAGAAGACATCGTGAACCTTCGACAAATACGGAGGTAATGGTAACCTATAGGCTACCTCACCAACTCTCTCGAGCACTTCATAGGGaccaatgtacttaggactaagcttccCCTTAATCGCAAACCTCTTGACACCTTTCATTGGAGAAActttatggaaaatcttatcgcCAACCTCGATCTCAATCGGCCCACGGCGCAAAtctgcatacgtcttctgtcgatcTTGTGCTGCCTTTAGCTTCTTATGAATCAACCTTACCTGCTCAATTGATTCCTGAACTAACTCCTGACCAAGAACGACTGCCTCATTAGAATCatccca is a genomic window containing:
- the LOC141630121 gene encoding uncharacterized protein LOC141630121, with the protein product MAQLEALYGRKCCSPLCWDDSNEAVVLGQELVQESIEQVRLIHKKLKAAQDRQKTYADLRRGPIEIEVGDKIFHKVSPMKGVKRFAIKGKLSPKYIGPYEVLERVGEVAYRLPLPPYLSKVHDVFYVSQLCRYHNDPCQVLQADVINIEPNLTY